TGCCGGCTTTGCCGAAACGGATCTGTTGGCGGTGGTAGCAACAGAATCAGTTGCCGTTTGGGCGTAAGCTAGCCGAGATAAGGTACTCAGTAGCAGCACTACGTAGAGGAAGCGCATAGATGGGCGTGAGCGGAACAAAGTGGATGAAGACGGTCAGTCCAGCGCAGGATTGGGCACTTGAAACCCCAAGTCTGGTCAGGAATTTCTCTGCTAACGAAGCTGAGCCAGAAACGTTATCCTAGCTGAACGCCATCCAACTCATCGATAGGACCCCAGCTAGCATCACTCCTTTACACCAAGTGCTCAGGCGAGTAAAATTCCGCCGCCGGTCGGCTCGTACGAGTAGACGCCCTAAGCCGATCAAAGGAACAATTACGGCTACTACCAACCACAGCCCTAGCCCCAGCTTGTCGTGCGAAAGCGCATTCCAAGCTGCTCCGGTCACTAAGACCAGCAAGCTCATCAGAAAAAAGCCCGTCACCCACTTCGTCCGGATAATTCCCCAAACAATAGGCAATGTCCGGCAGTCGTGCTGAGCATCACCGCGCATATCTTCCACATCCTTAATAATTTCGCGCACCATCGTCAATAAGAAGGCCGCTAATGCATAGACCCATACGGTCAGATGCCCAGTGCGCAGTTGCAGCTCCGGTAAGAGCACCAATGCAGCGGTGAGCAACGCAATAGCTAGGTTCCCGACCAGCGGCAGCCGCTTGAATCGTGCCGAGTACCCCCACAGGAGCAACGCGGAACCTAGGTTCACAAGACCTAGCAAGGGCGACAACGCGCCTGCTACCACCACCCCCTCCCCTGAGAGTATCAAATGCGCAAGCATTGCCTGTCGCCGATTAACTAACCGACCAACGATTAGGCGGTCGGGCCGGTTGATGGCGTCAATCTTCACATCATAGTAATCATTGATGATATAGCCTGCTGCTGCGATGCACAAGGCAGCAAGCAACATCAATCCGAAACGTATCTCCAGCAGAGGCGCATGCAGTAGGCACGTGCGAACCAGCAGCAAGCACAGAGCCATTAGCAGCAAGTTGGGAAAGCGTACCAGTAGCAGTAGTTGTCGCGCGCCTTTTAATCCAGACGCCAGCACCCAAGAGGACGGCGAAGAAGAGGAAGCGGAGTAAGGCATAAAGCTGATAAAAACACCTAGGAAGATAAAATTACTTACTCTACTCTAGCTAGTTACTTCAAAAGAAAAAAGAAAGCCTCCCCGTTCACGGAGAGGCTTTCTAGCAAGCAAAAAAATACGTAAGACTAGCTTACAGCTTTTTTACATTGATAGCGTTAACGCCTTTACGACCTTCCTGCGTGTCGAATTCCACACGGTCGTTTTGCTGAATCTGGCCCCCGTTAAGGCCGGTTACGTGCACGAAGAAATCTTCCTTCGTAGCGTCTTCTGTAATGAAGCCGTAGCCCTTCGACTCATTAAAGAATTTTACGGTTCCTGTTTTCATGAAAATAAAAGTGGTGAATGGATGATTTTGTAAAGATAAAGGACTTTTATAAAATCGCAACTGCGCCTCCAAACGCGGCCTAACTCAATAATATTGTGTTAGTAGCCATTCTACTGTAGCGCTTGTTTACCAGGTGTTTTGCGCCTTCATAACGGCCTCAATTAACTCACGTACCGCTCCTTTTCCGCCGGGTAAGCTCGCAACATAGTTGCTGATGGCCGCAACATCAGTGGCAGCATCGCTGGGGCAAGCAGCCACGCCACACCGACGCATCACCTCCACATCCGGCATATCATCGCCCATGTAAGCAATGTACATAGGGTCAAGCCGGTTCAGATTGATGTAGTTGTTGAAGATCTTCATCTTATCGGCTACACCTAGGTAGATGTCGTGCACATCCAGCGACTCCAATCGGCGGCGTACCCCTTCCTCTTCCCGCCCTGAAATCACGACAATTCGGTAGCCTTTAGCCACGGCATGCCGAATAGCGTATCCATCCCGAATATGAAAGGTTCGGGCTTGCTCGCCGGAATTGAGAGCTAGCAGTGTACCGTCTGTTAGTACACCATCCACATCAAGAACAAAAGCTCGAACAGCGGATAAATCAGGAAGACTCATTGAGGTGCTGCTACTTAATGCGTGACACTTAGCGCTTTCTTAAAAGCCCTCGCAATTATTGGTTGTCACGCCATTCGTACACCCATTTCGCTTGAACTTGCTCAAGGTGTCCTTCGGTGGCCTGCTCACGCGTACCAGCAAAGTTGGGTAGGCTTAGAATCCACTCCAGCAATTCTGTGAAGCGAATACGATAGATTTTAGCCTCCGTAAAGTCGTCCCCAAATTTCTCGTAGAGCGCCATGGCAATATCTTCATGGTCGCCCCATTGGATGGGTGGCTCAAAATGGTTCATAGTAGTGAGATGCTGATTAGCTTATGGTATGTAGCGCCGAGCTGAAACTGACCAGAAGCACAGTATAGCGCTTCTGTCCGTTGATCGGAGCGCTACTTAGTGGCCCAAGAAGTCTTGCGGGGGCACAAGAATGACTACTTCTTGGGAGGTCTGGATAACGCACTGGCATGCTAGCCGTGAGTTGATCCGTGGGTTGACGGCCCGGTCAATGAAGTCTTCCTCTTTGTCGGAAATTTCAGGCAAATAGTCTTCGCCCTTCACTACGTACACGTGGCAGGTGCTACACCCACAAACGCCACCGCAGTTATGCTGCAGTTGAATCCCGTTGTTGAGGGCGACGTCCAGCACCGATTCCCCTTGGGCCGCAACGTGCGTTTGGGAAAGTTGGCCGTCCTGAAACTGAAAAGTAATATTGGCGACTTGCACAGGATAAATGCTTGAGCGGAGCGAAATGCGGGCACGAAGGTACGCACCCCCGCCCGCGAATCAAAGCTGTAACGGCTCCTCATTGTTTGTGGCATCGTCTAAAGCTTCTGCCTTAATGCTATCGGTCAGCACTTTATATAGCGCCAACCAACGAGGGTGAGCAGCCAATGCAGCCTGGTGACTAGCTAGGGTGGGCTCATCGCCGCGAGCAGCCGGACCCGTCTGCACAGAAAAAGGCGGATGTAAAAAGGCTTTATCGATGGTTTCCTGCACCAAGGGAGCTAACAACGAAAACGATAAGTCTGCTTCGGTGAGCAAGGCATGGCTGATACCTAGCAGGTGGTTGGTAAAGTTGCAGGCAAACACCGCCGCTACATGCAACGCTTGCCGTTGAGGCGTGGCAACACGCGCTACCTGCTGACTTAGCTCGTGCCCTAAAGCCAGCAGTGTGGCTTCGCTGGCAGCATCTGTGGCTTCAATGCATAGTGGTACCATCTGCCAGTCTACTTGCCTACCTAGGCTAAAGGTTTGCAATGGGTAGAACACCCCACCGCGTAGGTCCTTGTAGGGAGCGAATGCTTGTAGTGGTACCGTTCCAGAAGTGTGCGCCACCAAGGCGCCACTCGGGAACCTAGCTTCAGCCAGAACAGCAGGTATGGCTGCGTCGGGTACAGCAACTAGGTAAAGGTCAGCAGGGTAGGCACGCAGATCGAGACTATTACCAGCTTCCGCCCCTGGCAGCTCGGTTGCTAGCCGCTCGGCACCTGCTAGCGTGCGGCTCCAAACATAGGTAACCTGATGACCAGCATGCATGAGCGCCGGACCTAGCTGAGTGGCGACCCGACCGGTTCCTACTAGTACTATCGTGAGCATGAGAAAAGCGAATTTACACTATACCTAGGCTGATTATCAGCAGAATAAAACATTATAAAGACTTTTAGTATGTTTTTCACAATAACGCATTAGGATTTAAGAATATCCACACATATTAACATCACAAACTAGCTAACTACCTATTTGCAATGGGCTTATCTCTTTTTCTATCACTTCCTCAATTACCTATCATGAAACAATTTTACATTTGGAAGAGCCTCCAGTCATACTGGAAGCAAGTAGCCTTAGCTGCCGCTTGCAGTGTTGGTTTGGGCACAGCGCAAGCACAAGATGCGAGTGTGCTGACGATCCACACGCTCGGTAAGCTTGCCACGCCATCTTCGTTGCCGCATGCGGTAGCAGCAGCCGTCCGAAACACGGGCACTTCGGCTCTCACCAACCAATCTGTAACGCTCACGGTAACCGGGGCGAATACCTTCACCAGCACCAAGACTATTAGCACGCTAGCGGCAGGTGCTACCTCGCTAGTTACCTTCGATCCGTATCCCGCTGCTCTAGCCCTGGGAACGAATACTGTAACGGTCAGTGTGCCCGCTGATGCCAACAACACCAACAATACTCAGACGTACGAACAGCAGGTAACCACCACTCGAGTTACGCAGATTGACGTAACCAAACCTTACGTTGTCACTGGGGTTGGGGTGAGCAGCACAGCACCCGGTGGGGCACTGGCAACAAAGTTCACGACGAGCCTACCTGTTACCCTGAACGAGGCGAAGATAACGTTTGTAAATGCGGGTACTGCAGGCACCTTATATCAAGTACAAGTATTCGATGCAGCTGGTGCAGGCAGTACGCCTGGCACAGCCTTGTATACGTCGCCGACCCAAACGCGCCCCACTATCGCAGGCACCACTGGTCAGCTGAGCACCGCAACTGTTTCGCTTCCTTCCGTAGCCGTTACGGGTTCTTATTACCTAGCAATCCGCGAAGTAGGCACGGCATCTGGTGGGCCAGCGAATGTGGGCGTGGCGTACCAGCTCGAAGATCCACTGCGCGCTAGCACATCTTTCTACCAGATTGCGGCTGGCGGAGCCTGGACAGACGTAGGCACAACCACTCTACGAACGCGCCTAGCATTGGAAGTAACTATCGGTGGCGCTGTTACCTGCGGCTACCCAACCAACGTAGCTGTTTCCAATCTGACAACTACTAGTGCTACCGTAGCCTTCACAGGCCCAAGCGGCGTTACCAGCTTTAGCTTGATTTATGGTCCTTATGGGTTTAACCCTGCCACCGGTGGTACGGTACTCCCAGCCACGGCATCGCCCGTTACGATCAGTGGCCTAGCTCCGGGCACACGTTACCAAGTATACGTACGCTCAAACTGCGGCGGCACAGCTGGCCAGAGCGTTCTGAGCGACCAAGCTACCTTTTCGACCCTCGCTACTTGCTTGCCGCCCACGGCTGTTACAATCGGCAGTATTACCGGCACAACTGCTACCGTCACTTTAACTGGACCAACCAATGGCTCTGGTTTTACTTACTGGGTAGTGCCTAGAGGTGCTCCTGCCCCTACCACGGGCGGCACGACCGTGGCAGGTTCGCCTATCAGCCTGACTGGCCTGGCTTCTAGCACCAATTATGACTTTTACGTCCGCGCCAACTGTGGTAGCACCGACCGGAGTACGTTAGTAGGTCCTATTGCCTTTTCTACCTCTTGTGTCAATCCCGTCGTCACGGCTCCTTACCTCGAGAACTTCGATGCAGTTGCTGTTAATACGCTCCCCTGCGGCATTACGGTAGCCGATATCAACGCGGACGCCCGAACCTGGGCTGTAACAGCTGATGCTACTGGCTCAGCTCCGAACGCCATGCGCTATACTTATAGCTCCAACAACCCTGCTGATGACTGGTTCTTCACTCCTCCCATTGCTATGCAGGCTGGAAGGCGTTATCAGCTCCAGTTCAGATACCGTGCACAGTCGGCAACTTTCCCGGAAGGCTTGGAGGTAAAGTTTGGCGCTACAACAACACCAGCTGGCCAGACAACCACCATCTTCAGCAATACGAACATCATCAACAGCACGTACGTCACGGCAACATCGGGGCAAGCGGCTGGGCAAGTAGCCCCCATTGTAGCACCAACTAGTGGCAACTACTACATCGGCTTCCACGCCATTAGCGCTGTTGACCAATTCTATTTGTGGGTTGACGACGTTAGCATCTCGCAAGTGCTGGCAACCAACTCCCCCGAATTTGACCGGGCTATCAGCGTGTATCCGAACCCAAGCAGCGGGGTATTTATGCTCGATGCGCACGCAACCAACTCCAAAGGAGCTATGCAAGTCGAGGTGACCAATTTGCTCGGCCAACTGGTACATACGGCAAGCTTGGTAAACAACCGTGACCAGCAGCCAGTAGATTTATCAAAGCTAGCAGCCGGCATTTACCACATGAAGGTGAAGAGCGGTGACGAATACACGATGCGCAAGCTTGTAATCGAATAACTCCTTCCTACTTCTTTTCTACTAAAAAAGGCAGCCGAGAGGCTGCCTTTTTCGTTATGTACGGCAGCTAGTGCGTAACATTTGTGCGAAGGCCTTTTAGCTGTACCCTTTGCGCGCTTAGCGACCAAAATTCATGTTGAATACAGCGAAATAGCAGGATATTAGCGCGTAAGTCAATTCCCCCAAACCAGCTCATCAGAATTTTCTTTCCCCCTTGTCTATGAAAAAGAAGTACTGTTTTGGCCAAGCTAGCTCTAGATGGATCAGGCTGGCCTTTGCTGCACTGCTAACGGTTGGCGCTGCCACAGCCATCCAAGCACAAAGCCTCAACTACAACTTATATGGTGTGCAGGTTGGAACGCTGCCCGCATCGTCGCCCTACATCGATCTAGCTAGCTTTCCCAGTACAGTTATCGCTACGCCTAACACAGACGATGCCAACTCAGCGCCCCAGAACATCGGCTTTACTTTTAACTACAATGGCCAGAGCTTTACCCAATTTGTGCTTAATACCAATGGGTTCATTAAGCTAGGTAACAGCGCTCCAACGGGCAGCTCGTATTTTGAGGGAGCA
This Hymenobacter sp. GOD-10R DNA region includes the following protein-coding sequences:
- a CDS encoding geranylgeranylglycerol-phosphate geranylgeranyltransferase; the encoded protein is MPYSASSSSPSSWVLASGLKGARQLLLLVRFPNLLLMALCLLLVRTCLLHAPLLEIRFGLMLLAALCIAAAGYIINDYYDVKIDAINRPDRLIVGRLVNRRQAMLAHLILSGEGVVVAGALSPLLGLVNLGSALLLWGYSARFKRLPLVGNLAIALLTAALVLLPELQLRTGHLTVWVYALAAFLLTMVREIIKDVEDMRGDAQHDCRTLPIVWGIIRTKWVTGFFLMSLLVLVTGAAWNALSHDKLGLGLWLVVAVIVPLIGLGRLLVRADRRRNFTRLSTWCKGVMLAGVLSMSWMAFS
- a CDS encoding cold-shock protein, producing MKTGTVKFFNESKGYGFITEDATKEDFFVHVTGLNGGQIQQNDRVEFDTQEGRKGVNAINVKKL
- a CDS encoding 3-deoxy-D-manno-octulosonate 8-phosphate phosphatase, with product MSLPDLSAVRAFVLDVDGVLTDGTLLALNSGEQARTFHIRDGYAIRHAVAKGYRIVVISGREEEGVRRRLESLDVHDIYLGVADKMKIFNNYINLNRLDPMYIAYMGDDMPDVEVMRRCGVAACPSDAATDVAAISNYVASLPGGKGAVRELIEAVMKAQNTW
- the iscX gene encoding Fe-S cluster assembly protein IscX; the protein is MNHFEPPIQWGDHEDIAMALYEKFGDDFTEAKIYRIRFTELLEWILSLPNFAGTREQATEGHLEQVQAKWVYEWRDNQ
- a CDS encoding 2Fe-2S iron-sulfur cluster-binding protein; its protein translation is MQVANITFQFQDGQLSQTHVAAQGESVLDVALNNGIQLQHNCGGVCGCSTCHVYVVKGEDYLPEISDKEEDFIDRAVNPRINSRLACQCVIQTSQEVVILVPPQDFLGH
- a CDS encoding Rossmann-like and DUF2520 domain-containing protein — translated: MLTIVLVGTGRVATQLGPALMHAGHQVTYVWSRTLAGAERLATELPGAEAGNSLDLRAYPADLYLVAVPDAAIPAVLAEARFPSGALVAHTSGTVPLQAFAPYKDLRGGVFYPLQTFSLGRQVDWQMVPLCIEATDAASEATLLALGHELSQQVARVATPQRQALHVAAVFACNFTNHLLGISHALLTEADLSFSLLAPLVQETIDKAFLHPPFSVQTGPAARGDEPTLASHQAALAAHPRWLALYKVLTDSIKAEALDDATNNEEPLQL
- a CDS encoding T9SS-dependent choice-of-anchor J family protein, whose protein sequence is MKQFYIWKSLQSYWKQVALAAACSVGLGTAQAQDASVLTIHTLGKLATPSSLPHAVAAAVRNTGTSALTNQSVTLTVTGANTFTSTKTISTLAAGATSLVTFDPYPAALALGTNTVTVSVPADANNTNNTQTYEQQVTTTRVTQIDVTKPYVVTGVGVSSTAPGGALATKFTTSLPVTLNEAKITFVNAGTAGTLYQVQVFDAAGAGSTPGTALYTSPTQTRPTIAGTTGQLSTATVSLPSVAVTGSYYLAIREVGTASGGPANVGVAYQLEDPLRASTSFYQIAAGGAWTDVGTTTLRTRLALEVTIGGAVTCGYPTNVAVSNLTTTSATVAFTGPSGVTSFSLIYGPYGFNPATGGTVLPATASPVTISGLAPGTRYQVYVRSNCGGTAGQSVLSDQATFSTLATCLPPTAVTIGSITGTTATVTLTGPTNGSGFTYWVVPRGAPAPTTGGTTVAGSPISLTGLASSTNYDFYVRANCGSTDRSTLVGPIAFSTSCVNPVVTAPYLENFDAVAVNTLPCGITVADINADARTWAVTADATGSAPNAMRYTYSSNNPADDWFFTPPIAMQAGRRYQLQFRYRAQSATFPEGLEVKFGATTTPAGQTTTIFSNTNIINSTYVTATSGQAAGQVAPIVAPTSGNYYIGFHAISAVDQFYLWVDDVSISQVLATNSPEFDRAISVYPNPSSGVFMLDAHATNSKGAMQVEVTNLLGQLVHTASLVNNRDQQPVDLSKLAAGIYHMKVKSGDEYTMRKLVIE